One stretch of Vicia villosa cultivar HV-30 ecotype Madison, WI unplaced genomic scaffold, Vvil1.0 ctg.000941F_1_1, whole genome shotgun sequence DNA includes these proteins:
- the LOC131632444 gene encoding putative leucine-rich repeat receptor-like protein kinase At2g19210, which yields MARHLLLLVFLLSLTFPFIVHAQNNQSGFISIDCGLVDEPSYTDETTSIYYTWDVNFTDTGVSRSISSKYKASLERQFWNVRSFPEGTRNCYTLFVSQGSSKKYLVRASFVYGNYDGKDSLPEFDVYHGAKRWESVVFEDSSSVVTKEIIYAASSDYVHVCLFNIGKGTPFISVLEVRVLNSDAYLANSLELLARFDVGSQGGPKIRYPDDIYDRIWTPYNSTDWKMIDTSLTLDQRAPSFNFLLLPPSTVTRTASIPENDSDNIEFYFLPKYNASRYYVYLYFTEIQKLEANQIREFNIFVNGKLLNNDPVNPLYLQNLYYVSIISVNMLELWFNKTSRSTLPPLFNAIEIYTTKDFLQSETYQTDVDAILNVKSIYEIKRKWQGDPCVPVSFLWDGLNCSYVGSDSPRIIYLNLTSSSLIGTIALAISNLKSIEYLDLSNNSLTGAVPDFLSQLRFLRVLNLEGNKLSGAIPIELLVHPENSMLKFNFGGNPNLCSFGSCNKGNGNKVGVPLVASLGGAFTILAVAIISFRIYYKRHQVSHRLSKVGRIKQELESKKQEFTYEEVLSITRNFEKVVGKGASGTVYHGWIDDDTEVAVKMLSSSSAQGYLQFQAEAKLFAIVHHKYLTGLIGYCDDGTNMALIYEYMANGDLAKHLSDKNENILSWNQRLQIATEAAEGLEYLHHGCNPPIVHRDVKSKNILLNEKLQGKLADFGLSKIFPNEGDTHVFTVVAGTLGYLDPEYNRLSKLREKSDVFSFGVVLLEIITGQPAIIKTKEKIHIIQWVGSMLVEREVKDIVDPRLQGKFDISSATKALDTAMACVAATSMNRPTMKHVVMELKQCLENKITPPSDSTYTYENLSSTLNFVSFDGISGESSLAR from the exons ATGGCACGACACTTGCTTCTTTTAGTGTTTCTactttctttgacttttcctTTCATCGTTCATGCTCAGAACAACCAATCAG GATTCATTAGTATTGACTGTGGACTAGTGGATGAACCAAGCTACACAGATGAAACTACTTCCATCTATTACACTTGGGATGTTAATTTCACAGATACTGGTGTAAGCCGCAGTATATCGTCAAAATACAAGGCTTCCCTTGAAAGACAGTTCTGGAATGTTAGAAGCTTCCCAGAAGGAACCAGGAACTGCTACACCCTTTTTGTTTCACAAGGAAGTAGCAAGAAATACTTAGTCAGGGCCAGTTTTGTGTATGGTAATTATGATGGAAAAGACTCTCTTCCTGAATTCGATGTTTACCATGGAGCCAAACGGTGGGAATCTGTGGTGTTTGAGGATTCATCGAGTGTAGTAACTAAGGAAATAATTTATGCTGCTTCCTCAGATTatgttcatgtttgtttgttcaaTATTGGAAAGGGTACACCTTTTATTTCAGTTTTAGAGGTTAGAGTTCTTAACAGTGATGCTTATCTTGCTAACTCTTTGGAGCTTTTGGCAAGGTTTGATGTAGGCTCACAGGGTGGTCCAAAAATCAG atATCCAGATGATATTTATGACAGAATATGGACACCTTATAATTCAACTGACTGGAAAATGATAGATACTTCACTCACCTTAGACCAAAGAGCACCTTCGTTCAATTTCTTACTACTACCACCCTCAACTGTCACGAGAACAGCATCAATTCCAGAAAATGACAGTGACAATATCGAGTTTTACTTCCTTCCCAAGTATAATGCCTCCAGATATTACGTGTATTTGTACTTCACTGAAATCCAGAAACTCGAGGCAAATCAAATTAGAGAGTTCAACATTTTTGTAAATGGGAAGCTTTTAAATAATGATCCAGTCAACCCTTTGTACCTGCAGAACCTGTATTATGTATCAATTATAAGTGTAAATATGTTGGAACTTTGGTTTAATAAGACTAGCAGATCAACTCTTCCACCACTCTTTAATGCGATCGAGATATACACGACAAAGGACTTCTTACAATCAGAAACATATCAAACAGACG TTGATGCTATCCTAAATGTGAAGTCAATTTACGAGATCAAGAGAAAATGGCAGGGAGATCCTTGTGTTCCTGTGTCTTTTTTGTGGGATGGTCTAAACTGCAGCTATGTTGGATCTGATTCGCCAAGGATCATATACTT GAACTTAACTTCCAGCAGCTTAATTGGAACTATAGCTCTTGCCATATCCAATCTAAAGTCGATCGAATATTT ggATTTGTCAAATAACAGTTTGACTGGGGCTGTGCCTGATTTCCTATCTCAGCTACGCTTCTTGCGAGTTTT AAACCTGGAAGGAAATAAGCTATCAGGAGCAATTCCAATAGAACTTCTTGTGCATCCAGAGAATAGTATGCTCAAATTCAA TTTTGGTGGAAATCCAAATCTTTGCTCCTTTGGTTCATGCAACAAGGGGAATGGAAATAAGGTTGGGGTTCCATTAGTAGCATCACTCGGAGGAGCTTTCACGATACTAGCAGTAGCAATAATTTCTTTTCGCATATACTACAAGAGGCACCAAG TTTCCCATCGTCTGAGCAAGGTGGGAAGAATAAAGCAGGAACTAGAGTCAAAGAAACAAGAATTTACCTATGAAGAAGTATTAAGCATTACCAGAAACTTTGAAAAGGTTGTGGGAAAAGGAGCATCTGGAACAGTCTACCATGGCTGGATTGATGATGATACTGAGGTAGCTGTCAAAATGCTATCTTCCTCATCAgctcaaggatatctgcaatttCAAGCAGAG GCCAAACTTTTTGCTATAGTTCATCATAAATACTTGACTGGTCTTATAGGGTATTGTGATGATGGCACCAACATGGCTCTAATTTATGAGTATATGGCTAATGGAGACTTAGCCAAGCACTTATCAG ataaaaatgaaaatatattgaGTTGGAATCAACGACTTCAAATTGCAACGGAAGCTGCAGAAG GATTGGAGTATCTGCATCATGGGTGCAACCCACCAATTGTTCACAGAGATGTTAAATCTAAAAACATCTTACTAAATGAAAAACTCCAAGGTAAATTAGCTGATTTTGGGTTGTCAAAGATCTTTCCTAATGAAGGTGACACTCATGTCTTCACCGTTGTTGCTGGCACACTTGGATACCTTGACCCGGA gTACAATAGACTAAGCAAGCTGAGAGAAAAAAGTGATGTTTTCAGCTTTGGGGTAGTTTTGCTTGAGATAATAACAGGACAACCTGCCATAATCAAAACTAAAGAAAAAATCCATATTATCCAATGGGTTGGTTCCATGCTGGTGGAAAGAGAGGTAAAGGATATTGTAGATCCCAGATTACAAGGAAAGTTTGATATTTCCTCTGCAACAAAAGCTTTGGATACCGCAATGGCTTGTGTAGCAGCAACTTCCATGAATAGGCCAACCATGAAGCATGTAGTTATGGAACTGAAACAATGTTTGGAAAACAAGATTACTCCTCCGTCTGACTCTACTTACACTTATGAGAATTTATCCAGCACCTTaaattttgtttcctttgatGGAATTAGCGGAGAGAGCTCTCTAGCGaggtaa